TGATTGTATTTTTCCTAATCGTCCTGAAGATCCTGTAGCGGGTATGTTTGGCCATACGGTTAAGCTTCCATATAAAATATTTATAAACAGGTCTCACTATGATATCTTTCACGCCAATTCTCCGATCACTGGTATAGGATTGCCATTAACAAATAAACCAAAAATTATTACATATCATGATTTAGCATCAATTTTATACCAACCTGAAGCTAAACAACATGTAAGAACCCTAGCACCATATTTTTATAAAATAGGAAAATATTGTGATACAGTAATTAGCAACTCAACTCAAACAAAAGAAGAGCTGGTAAGATATTTAAATTTCCCTCAAGATAAAATCGTTGTAATTAACCTTGGAGTCGATGATAAATTTTTCCCAATTCAAAAAAATCAAAAAAATCATAAAAATGATTTTATTATAGGATATGTCGGTGCTATATCTCCAAGGAAGAGGGTAGATTATTTAATAAAAGTATTGAAAATATTTAAAAAACGTTATGAAAAATTAAATATAAGATTAGTGATTTGCGGAAAAAAAACATCATATCATGAACAGATAATTAAAATGGCGCGTGATTTAGATGTTATAAAATTTATAGAATTTAGGAGTTTTGTACCTGACGATTGTCTAAATGAGACATATAATTCGTTTGATGTCCTAATTATTCCAAGCGAATGGGAGGGATTTGGTATTCCAATCCTCGAAGCACAAAAATGTGGCATTCCAACAATAATAAGAGAAAATGTCCATATTCCTGCAGAGGTATCAGAATGTTGCCTAAAATGTAAAGATGAAAAAGAGATTGCAAATCAAGTTTACGAACTATTAACTGATAATGAAAAATATCATAACATTTCGAAAATGGGTATTGAATATAGTAATCGGTTCACTTGGGATAAAATGGTGAATGAAACAATAGACGTCTATAATAAAATTTTATAATATTTCTTTATAATATTCTATAACCTTGTCAGCCATCGTATTCATGGTATATCGTTCATATACCCAAGAGATACCTTTTTTCCCCATTTCTTCACGAATATTGGGATATATTAATAAATGAACAACTGCATTTGCAAAAGTTACTGGATCATTAGCAGGCACTAATAAACCAGTTTCATTATTTTTTACTACTTCAGGTATAGCACCTACATTAGTAGAAACAACAGGCAAGCCGAGAGACATTGCCTCTGCTAGTACTATGCCGAAACTTTCTCGTCGTGATGGCAACACAAAGAGATCCGAATCCAAATATTCATGTATTAAACTATCTCCTCGCTTAATACCCAAAAATTTTATGTGCTCCCGTAAATTTAACCTATCGATTAGCGGATAGTATAAATCAGGCTTACCTGGCCCTATCACTCTCAGTTCAACATTTAACTCCTTGGTAATAAGAGAAAGTGCATTTATTAGTATATCAAGGCCTTTTTGTTGATTTTTATCTCCATAACGTCCTACAAAAAGTAGCTTGTATTTGTTACTGAAAGAATAATCACTCTTTTTGGAATGGCTAAGATATAAATCGTCTACACCCGTATAGGTGACTTTTATCTTATGATCTGGGATTCCATAATTTTTACACATAGATTTTTTTGAATATTGAGAAAGAGAAAAAACCTGATTTGAGAATCTAGAGAGGATTATGTTAAATAACTCAACTGATGACCTTGGGGGGACATATGTTTCAGGAGAATGTATACTTAAAACGATTTTCAAACGGGGCTTTTTTATTTTTTTTATGATTAATCCGATTAATATCCCTTGTAGTTCATTCGCACTGTGTATATGGATAATATTATATTCATCTAAGTTAGTTTTTAAAAAAGCTTTCAACTGCTTGTATGTTATAGAATTACTATTAATTACATTGTATGGTTTCAATAAATTATCATATTCTGAGTCAATTGCCAGATAGTCTACATATATCCCCTGGTTGCGAAGTGATTTAAATAGGTTATAAGCAATTAATTGACCTCCACCAATAGCTATATGGGTTGGACCAAATCCGCCAATCATTAATATTTTAGATTTATCCATAATGCAGTAGTAGAATCATGCAGGATTCCTATATAGCGTTTAGCATGATTGAATAATATATATTGCAATGAATAATTATATTTTATTTTAGTTATTTATAATTTTGTTGGTAAACACTATTAAATAATTATTAAATCTTCGTTGCTGTGTTGATTATCGGCTGTTGCTTGGTTCTTTATAGCTTATGAGCCGGTTGTAGAAGTGCAGTTTCATGATGAGTTCGCGAAGCATTCCCTGCGAGCTTGTTGCTCTCAAAAATTCTCCGAAGATTCGTTTGAAAGATGAGAAAAAGCCTTCTACCGCCCACCTGATATCATATTAGTCTTTTTGCCCCTTTTTTAAAGCTGTTTCGGCGTATTGCTTTTGCATCTCGTTTTCTTGTCAAAGGTTGATCAGTGTCAGGCTTGGCGTTAATCCTCGGCCGTATCTTATGTATGATCCCCTTTTTTCCGAGTAGTTATAGTTTGACTTACTATCAAAACTACGATCACTAAGAGCCTTTTTAATGCGGCCAGGGCCGATCCTCGTGTCGATCTCTTTTAACAATGGTATGAACAGTTCACTGCCATGCGCATGCTCGTCGGTGATCTGGAAGGATAAGGTCTGTTGTCTTTTCATCGATGGTAACGTGGAGCTTGATCCAACAATGCCTCTTACTGCCATGTCAATCCTGGCTACATTCGCCACAATTAGAGACTTTGAATTAGCTTCCCCCATCTGCCAAAACAACCTTTTAATCATGACTTCCTGTCGAAGCTCAGGCTTTGATACGTATGAACAACGTTATACTCAGACACTTTGATGTTGCTGGCCTATAATGCTGTTTAAGGTTGCCCTGTATCTGTCTGTAAGGCATGCCCAGGACTAAGTGCTGCATCGACGCCCAGTAGACAAGCTCGTCCAAAAATTGGAAAGCCCCCGGTATTTTCCAACGTTCATATGGTCAATACTCGTCTTCAATATATCGAAGATACTATGTCAAGTAAAAACGCTCCCCGTTCGACAAGCTTCTGGTTACCCGCTTCAATCCTGGTTATCAACATACATTTTACCCCCCACCATTCAGATATCATCAAAAAACATCATTCGCATTTAAATATCTCAATTTTGTTTACAAACATCCGCACTACAAGCCATTATAAAATTCAGCACAGCATTGATCAATTAAAGCCTTGTATGTTCTAATTCGAGCGTAAGTTTTCCATTACATCCAGTGATTACCATATTGTTGAATCGATTATAATGTATGACTCGGCGTTTATTATTATAAATAATGATTTGTTTTTTTTAAAAATCAAATATTTCATGTGAAAAAAAATTAACATGTGGAGCAATTAATAATACAGTTATTTGCAAGATATCTATTCATTAAATACGTTTTAAGTAACCATTTTCAATACAATTATTACAAGACCTTATAATATTTTACTTAATGAACTAAGCTAGCTCTATTGTCTATATTGGCAATGCTATATATTATCACGGTTACTCGACGTGTCATTGTAGACTTTATGCTTTGAAAACAATTTTATTGAATCATCCATTTTTTGAAGGAAATAACCAATAATAAAAGCCAATGGTAATGCAATTACTAACATTAGTAAATCGGAATAATACCCATTAATCCCAAGTTTATTTAAGCTAACGATGAAGAATTCCCACCATACTATATGAAAAAGATAAGTGGAATAAGCGCCATAGGAAACTTGGTTAAATATTTGTATTTTTTTAGATTTTAATGCCGGTACTATTTGTTTTACAGACCAATAGGCAATTAAACAGATAGATACTAAGAATATATAATTAATTAATATGAATAATAATCCATTCAATACATTAACAATAGTTATTGTATGAACTGTTTCAGGAGTGCCACCGTTGAAAAATTTGAACATAATTAATAAGGACAAAAATAAAGATATTGATATAATTGGGATATATTTTTCATATCTACTATCGTAAAAGAGACTTATTTTTCTTACAATAATCCCTGTCATAAATATACCAAAGAATTCATACATTAAATTAAAATCTGCCCGGAAAATTGCATAAAGTATCATCATTAAAAATATTATAATAATGGTTAATATAACCAATATTTTAGTATTTTTTGATATATATAATATAATAGGGTACATTATATAAAATATAAGGATGACACTGATAAACCACATAATTGGCAAACCGGGCCTGAGTATCCCTTGTAGACCTAATAAATTAATAATAATGGTAGTAAAACTAAAGTTAGAATCGGGGGATATCCAGTAAAAATACTTGAGGTATCCAAAAACTATGACATAAGATAAAATAGCAAGCCAATATAGAGGGAAAATTCTGATAACTCTCTTTCTATAAAATTTAATAATATCACTAATGCCATCAAATTTAGAATTATTATGATACAGAACATAGCCAGATACAAAGAAAAATAATCCAAGACCAACGGTTCTTAGATAGGGCTCAAAATTGAAAATAAAATAATAAATAAAACTATTTTTATCTATAAGATAGTTGTATAGATGATGAAATAATATTATAACGATCGCGATCGCTCTTAATACATCAATCTCATGCAACCATATTTTTTGTTTCGATGATAAATCCGCCAATTTAGCACTTCTAATTAGTTGCCTATTATTCTATGTGAAAACGTACTTATATTAAATTTTTGTTCATCTATAAAGCAGAACATTGGATATGGCAGCAGTGATAGTAAATACCATTTAATTTTTAACTTTAAATTTGTTTTTGTTTTACAATTTTTTAAAATTATTCGGGCATCCCGCCCATTTCCATATTGAACATTCCTCGTTGCCCTCAAGATTTCTTTTTTAAAAATATATTCACTCAGGTGTTTGGCGAACTCTGGCGAAACAGATCCTGAGCCTAAGGCAGTTCGGGCTGTTATCACAAAAGGTTCTTCACGATCAATAACAGGCCTCATTTCACATAAACGATTCGTAGACTCTCGATGATAGATAGCACCCACTTTCCAACTGAAGGCAACTGGGTACTTCAACGCAATTTTTCCCCAGAGATCATGATCTTCTCCAAACGAGTATCCTCTGGGAAACCCCCCCGCTTCAAAAAATATTTTTTTAGGGACACCAACGGCTGAAGTAGAAATTGGAGTTGCCCCATACACAGAGGATTCGAAATAATTGGGGATAAGCCCTTCCCATGGTGGGCCGGGGATGCGCTGGTAATCATTCATTTTCATTTTTCCGTCAGGCATTGACATCATCAGAACCGTCGAGTATAAACCGGCCTCAGGAAATTTCTCCCGTAATGTACAAATCGTTCCAAGATGTATGGGTGTCCATTCGTCATCGGCATCAAGAAATGTTATTAACTCGGTTATAGCTTCATTAACGCCTCTGTTCCTCGCAGCTGATACACCCTGATTATCTTGCCTAACCAAACGTATGCGAGGGTCGTCAAACTCCTCGACAATTTTGACACCATTATCGGTCGAGCCATCATCCACAATTATTACTTCAAAATCCTGGAAAGACTGGGCTAAGACCGAGTCCAGTGTACGTTTGATATACGCGCCTTTGTTATATAGCGGAATAATAACAGAGACTTGTGGCATAATACCTGCTTCATTATATGTCAATTCGAGAAAATAATCATCGCTACATATTTAATTACTATGCATTCAGGCTGGCTCTAACTTAACGTTATCTACTAATCCAATATTCCAGAGGTTGTTACGACTCATGGCACTATACCATATTTTATATTTATCATCGACTTTAACAAACGAGGATTTGTATATTTTACCATTATCCCATCCGGATATTGATGGACTTAGTAATGGATCGGAAGAAGCGAGTGCCCAATTTAGCCCATCATTAGAGGATAGGAAAAACAGTTCATAAAGATCCTGCGGGGTGTTAGCGGTCATTAACATTTGATAGATGCCATCGATCTTTTTTATTTCCGAATGCCAGAGACGATAGCCTTCGATATAACATGTTACAGTACCATCTTCTATCCAGTGAATGGCATCATCAGATGTGAAATGTAACATTTTCCCGGTTTTCATGTCATGTCCCCAACATTCCCATGTAAACTCATTAAAGTGGAATGATGGTGATCGAATCCAGGGCAAATCAGTTAATATGGGCGTAGTCCAGGAATCCGGATGAGTCGATGTAATAAAATATATTCTATTAATTAAAGTACGTGAAAATCTACGTGATGGCCGATCATTATATCGATAAAATAGGTATAAAGTTGAGCCAGCAAATGCAATATTAGGGTCCGAATGAAAACCGACAGAAGGTTGGGGTACTATAGGGTCTGGCTGGTCCGCCCATTGATACCATTCAACACCGTCATCGGACCCTCGTAATGAAGGATTCTCGAAGTGATCATCGCCGTCTGGAAAGGGCGTATAAACCATAATATAACGATAGTCGTTCCAGAGGCTATCCACGCATATAACGCAAGGGTGTATGCATTGTCCACTACCGTCATAGGTCGAAATGTTGAGGTGATTAAAGGCATTGGACAGGCTGCCAGTTCTTTGTGTAATCGTTTGATCGACTGAAGCCATTTTATTGTTTTTATTTATATGACCCCGTTTAAGGTCGTTGATTTGCGATAGAATATTCTTTAAATAGCCTGACATTTTATCGAATCCAGATAATTCTAATCATTACACTAAAGACAATATAATCTATCCCTTTATTTTCCATTATGAAATGGGCAAGACTCCAGAAGCATGTCCAGGTCAATATCAATCTTATAGTTATGGAACGAGTTAAGGATTGTATCGATTGTAGTTTTATTTTTTATCAATAAAGGTTCTTCATCAGTTCTTCCTACAGATGCAAAATAATCCCAGAATTTAAAGTCATTGCCTCCTACACCTTCGGATAGTTTTATCCAAGTCGACGGAATTCCATAAGCATCAGCAGCGATTACCCCATGTAAAGAACTAGATGCAATATATTTACAACTACAAATCTGGTCAACAACATTGTTTATTGAACTCTCGATATCTATTATTTTTATCTCTGGATAGTTAACAGCATCGTTGATAAAATTGTTTCTTTTATCAACGTAGTGAGGTATGATCCCTAGTTTATGGGTGGATTTTATTTCTGGATTGTAGAATTTTGGGTACAGTAATGCCGGGTCACCATAAACCTCAGGGCAATTAATACCCTGATTTAATAAAAGACTGCGGGTTAAAGGACCTCTGACAGCGTTAATCTTTTTTGGCGTTGCCGAAAGCTTGCTTGATTCGGAAATAAAGCCTGGTCCCCATACAATAGTGTTTTTTATTAATCGGTTAGATGCGCCGATAATATCTAATATACTACCAATTACAGCATAAACTGGTCGTTGACGCAAATTAAAAGAACTTTCATTCATCAATATTGGCTCTTTTCCTGACAATAGCCGGATAATTATTGGATTAAGCGCATCGCCCCAGTTTTTATTACTTTCCCACCAGAAAGCACAGATAGTATTGGAATCATCACTAAATGTAGCCTTTATACTATTAATTATTTGACTCCTGACATACCGGGTTTGAACCATGATTTAACCTATTTTAGGAATCTGTTCTTTTGCTTTTGTAAGAATAATAGCCATGGATACGGTAATTTAGCTAGTATTAACCATTGCATCTTTAGTCGGTAAAATCGTTTTGTTTTACATTGGCGTAATATTGCCTCTGCAGTTTTACCATTTCCAGAAAGCACGTTTCTTATAGCTCTCCTGATTTCTCTTCCATAAATATACTCATTGAGGGGCTCGATGAATTCTGGTGAAACCTCACCTCTGTTCAAAGCACTACGGGCAGTCTTAACAAATGGCTCTTCGTAGTCTATCGGGCACCCTCTATAAGAAATATTATTTATAGCGTCCAGATGGTATATAGCCCCTAACTGCCAGCTAAAGGCAACTGGATGTTTTAACGCAATTCTCCCGAATAAATCAAGGTCTTCCGCCCACCAGTATCCCTGAGGAAACCCTCCGGCTTCAACAATCACTCTTTTAGGCATGCATACGCTAGAACAATTTACTGGGGTATATCCAATAGTTGATGATCTAAAATAGTTCGGGATTATCCCTTCCCAGGGTGGTTCGGGCATACATCTATATTTATTCAAATGTAGCTTACCATCGGATGTTAATATTCTAAAGGCTGTTGAATACATGCCTGCTTCAGGATGTTTTTCTCTTAGTCTCTGAATAGTTTCTAAATGAATAGGCGTCCACTCATCATCGGCATCTAGAAATGCAATAAACTCAGTAGCTGCTTCGTGGACTCCTTTATTTCTAGCCGCTGAGACTCCCTGATTCTCTTGCGCAATCAAACGTATCCGGGGATCACCGAATCTCCTGACAACCTCTACACCATTATCGGTTGAACCATCATCCACAACCACCACTTCAAAGTCCTGAAATGATTGGGTGAGTACTGAGTTAATTGCTCGTGCAATATAGGAACCTTTGTTATAGAGCGGGATAACGACAGAGAGAGCCGGCACCTTAACACTCCCCAATAATTTGTTTCAGCATCATTCCGGCGTTCATTGCTTTTCTCTGAACCATCGGGATCCGTTCCTCAAGTTCTTTTTTAATTGATGTATGCTGGTTCAGCATTGAAGTAACCAAGCTATATATTCCATTAACATTTATGTCTTTAGGATCTAGACAATAGTCAGCATGGTTAAAAATATCTCTATTAATTCCTTGAGCTTTAATGCTATAGGCAAAACTCAAAGTGGGAACACACGATGATAAAGCAGCTATAGTTGAGTGAGTCCTGGCACCGGCAAAGATCGTCATCCTGCTAATAATCCATTTAGTCTCGGCCGCATTAAATATTGGTGGGATTAATACAATATTCTTATTTTCATGAATTAGGGATAAAACCTTTTTCATAAAGATGTAGTCATTATTGTTTGTCCCTGTTTCAGTTACGTGTGGAATCAAATAAACAGGGATTTCGGTTTTTAATGCTATAGTTTGTATAATTTGTGATGAAAGTTTAATCCATTGCTCTTGATCTCCAGAAGTGATGTATTTTGCCATGAGTGGACTAAGATTAATGCCGATTGCGTCTTTATTCATAGGAACTAAATCATCGATGCCATTGGGCTTTACCGGATCTAAAAGGAACGCAGGATCTGCAGAACTGTGAATATTTTTTTTGACACCAATATTATTGAGATAACTAATAGTGATCGATTCTCTTGCAAAGATTCCCGTTACTTTTCGTAAATGGTCACTCATATACTGCTCGTAACGAGGCATCGCTGTGAATGGACCAACCGATACCCCCCACAGGATAATTGGTTTACTTCGCTTATTGACAAAATCATCGAGGTCCGTGAAACGTTTTGGAACTCCATAATCAAGGGAATAATTATCTCCACCAATTGAAAGAACAGCATTTGAATCTGATAAATAAGGTAACATATCGTGATATCCCCACGAGGTAGGGATTCCGCTATATAAACGATGCAAAATTCCTGACCAAATCATTGGATTCCAAATATTTTTTATTGCTATTCTTTTGTCTAACCTATGATAAGCTATGTGAGTAATTGCATCATCTGTCTCCCATAAGCACTGTTCATTAAATTGCTGTTCGGATATGAAATGACTAAGACAGATAAATTTTGGGTTTTTAAAATGTCCCCGCAAAGTTTTTACTGTACCGCGGACTATTGCCTCACAGCCCCTGTTCTCATATGGACCATTTCCAGCAAGAATGAATAAAGGATTTTTTTCAATTATAGCGTGACCCCCCAGTTTTTTTCCTGATCATTCGAAGGATTAGAGCGATATTTCTTGAGATACATTCACAATTTTTTTTCTGTCTCAAATATGGTTGTAATCCTTCAGTGAATTGTTCCATGCTAGTATCTGCTGTATTCCACAGATTTCTGCTCAAGACTTGCATTCGCTCCATCAAAGCAATTTCTCGTCGTAGCAATGGATTTTTTAATTTTACTGGTACCACACGTTTTCGTAGAGTTTTCCTTTTCAACCGTCGATCTTGGTAAAGCCTATGTGCCAAAAATCGACGTTTATTTTCAATGACACTTCTCTGACTCTGTATTATCTTTTCAATAGGGATAGAATTTAAGGATATACTATGTGAGCCAACGCCAGTATTTATCAGATTCGCTATTAAGGGTGAACGTACTAATACAAGACTCGTCCCTTTACTATCATGAGAATATTCCATTAGCCATGCATCCATACAAACAATATCTGCACATTCAGCAAACACATCATCACAATAATTACATGCTTTAGGCGTAAACCAACGATTTAACCATACATTCGATACACCGTCTTTCCAAAAAATTTTTTTCTCCTCGTAATTATCATCAGTGAAAGTAAAATTAAAATTACTTGCAGGTTGATCTGGGCTTTTTTCTCTATAGCGCACAGACATTATTTTACCATTAACACCAGCTAGGGTAGCTATGTAATCTGTAAAATACTTATTTTTCATTTGTCCACAGACTAGACCAATTGTTATTATTATTCGTTCATTCAATTTTTTATTTTTTAATTGTGCAAGTCTGATAGCTTTAACAAAGCATGGTAGACCAACAATTGCATACTTTCCTGGCGTACTTAGTACAAATCTAATAACGTCCGACATCTCAACTGGATAGTAGACTGACCCTGCACCCATACGGGGTTTTTCTGGAGTATTAATAATTGAAAATGTGAAGAGCTTTTCTGGATCATCGTTTGGAGTAACACAAATCGCAAAATCTATGATTTTTTCTTCGAGTAATTTCTCTAAAAGCCAAGTTACTATCCCACCAGATGAACCTATTGAGCGGTGAATGTCGTCTGCATATCCTGCATAGGTAGATAGATAGTATCCAGTTTCATCACAGTGCAACATCTCTGGAACTGATCCATAGAAATTTTTTCCAATAATACTCTCGTCAAAATCCGAATCGATGAATGGGCAGACTTTTAGACATATTCCACATTCTCTGTTACAGGGATCGGTCTCTACCGGTGTGTACTCGCCATTAGGATTCCACTTCATCACGATGTTTTTTGTGGGACAAAGGGCCGCACATATACCGCACCCAATACAGAGTTCCTTTTTTACAACCTCTGTGATGACCGTAGACTTTATATGATTACCCTCCTGAGACGCTCTGGCACATAGGTACTAAATAGTCCACGCTCAAACATAGATAAGCTAAATTTCCATATAAAAATCAAGTATACAATCCCCAAGATACTCCCTATTAATAATAGTGCCATAAAAGAGGTAATTGGGACAAAGATACCAATTAAGTAACATAACATAGCTAGAACAATGGTAACAATTATTCCAGGTAAAACTGGTTCTATAAAGGTTAATGCATTAATACCCATTACCTTAGAAGCATACCATGGCGTAAAAATGGCGTTTTTCAGTGTGAGTACGATCGCTCCTGCAGCGGCTACTCCATAGAAGCCCCATCCAGCAACAAGAGGAAGCGAAATCGCAAGAACAACATTTAGACCTCCCATCAAGAATGTCACCATCCCTGGTAACCGGATTTTATTATAAGCAACGTTAATTGAGAAAAGAGGGATTACAGCAAGATTAATTGTAAGGTGTAATGTCATAAGAATAACTAGAGGAGCAAGGGAGACATACTGACTTCCTACCCATACCGTCAGGATTTGAGGGGCAAACCCACACAAGAGCCCGATTGGAAAAGCTATTAAAAGCCCAACTAATTTTACAGCGCTTTTCATCATTTTAATTAGTGAATTAACCTGACCTTTAGCGTAATAAGTAAAGGTCATTGGGGTAAGCACCCCTGAAATTGTATTAACTACACTTCGTAAGAGTACTGCTACCTGGAGAGCAACTGCATATTGTCCAGTAGGTGTAGCTCCAAATAACAAATTCACAACTACAAGATCAATCTGTAGGAATAGAACAGTACCAATGTTATTTACCAACGACCACCAACTCATAGTACTGAGGTCCTTTAGTCGAGACTTATCAATTGAATGAATTGAAATTTTAAGGTGAGGACACACTCTCTTTGATAAAATCAAGGCCACAAATGAAGCAGAAATTGCACCAACCATTATCGCTATTCCTACAAAAGCAAGGCTAGGGCCATAAAGTTTGAACAATAGAATGATTAACCCTGTCTGTACAAGGATGCTTATAATATTGACGATGTTTTGATAGTCAAGCCGGTTATAAGCAAATAGTTGTACTGTAAAATTACCATACCATGAGCGAATCATGAATGCTGCAAAAACGCCAAGAAAGAGCAGAATGGCATCGTTCTCCTGTCCGACGGGGATGTTAAAGATTCTTGGGATAAAATAAGAAATTATTATCGTCACCGGTGTCATTAAAAGAATGACAGCAGAAAGCCCAAATACCGCAGTGTTAAATGTTCGGTTTGCCGCTACGTAATCTTCCTTATGGAGATCCACCGTTAGGTATCGGGAGACAGCAGAGTTTATTGATCCGATAACATAACCAACATAGCCCGTAATTGACGTAGCAAGAGGAATAATACCATAAGCAGCAATGCCTAGAGTTGAGATAAAATAAGGCACAAGGAGTATTCCAATAATCATATTAATAATAAAATAAGCTGCATTTGCTATGAAATTTTTAGGAAATTGAGCAATGAATGCCTTATTTGTCTCGGATTCAGCATAAGATGGCATTACTTACCCTCAAAAGGTGTTATTATAATTCCACTACCCCTTACTATGTTTTTGATATAGACGTCACGCTATATTTTAATTGTGTTGAACTATGGTTATATGAGTTTAGTCTAGTTATGGGTATATTTATCTTTGCTAAGTTCAATTTATATTAAAAATAATAAATCTAATTCTTATTATAACAATAATATGTGAAAGCTATGCCTATATATCTATTTTATAAAAGTACAAGAGGAAATATTTTAAATAATTAAGGTTTAATCTGCTGTGATAGTTCATGTTTGAGAATCTTCGAGTAGATTTACCTCGGTACCATAGAGGTCTATTGGAACAAGGAATATGGCCCGTCATTGTGTTTAGATATGGTATGTGGATATACGATAATATAAAATTCAAACCGCTAAGAAATTTATTATTATTATCATATTATATAATAAGGGTTCCTGTAGAAATTGCTACTGGTGTACAAATTGGACTTGGAGCAAGAATCGGTCCAGGGATATGTGTTCACCACTGTGGAGATGTTATTATTGGACACCGTTGTGTTATTGGAAAATATTTTACTATTAACAATGGTGTGACCTTAATATCTAAGGGCCCCAAAGATAAATGGAG
The Dehalobacter sp. DNA segment above includes these coding regions:
- a CDS encoding acyltransferase, translating into MADLSSKQKIWLHEIDVLRAIAIVIILFHHLYNYLIDKNSFIYYFIFNFEPYLRTVGLGLFFFVSGYVLYHNNSKFDGISDIIKFYRKRVIRIFPLYWLAILSYVIVFGYLKYFYWISPDSNFSFTTIIINLLGLQGILRPGLPIMWFISVILIFYIMYPIILYISKNTKILVILTIIIIFLMMILYAIFRADFNLMYEFFGIFMTGIIVRKISLFYDSRYEKYIPIISISLFLSLLIMFKFFNGGTPETVHTITIVNVLNGLLFILINYIFLVSICLIAYWSVKQIVPALKSKKIQIFNQVSYGAYSTYLFHIVWWEFFIVSLNKLGINGYYSDLLMLVIALPLAFIIGYFLQKMDDSIKLFSKHKVYNDTSSNRDNI
- a CDS encoding polysaccharide pyruvyl transferase family protein, yielding MVQTRYVRSQIINSIKATFSDDSNTICAFWWESNKNWGDALNPIIIRLLSGKEPILMNESSFNLRQRPVYAVIGSILDIIGASNRLIKNTIVWGPGFISESSKLSATPKKINAVRGPLTRSLLLNQGINCPEVYGDPALLYPKFYNPEIKSTHKLGIIPHYVDKRNNFINDAVNYPEIKIIDIESSINNVVDQICSCKYIASSSLHGVIAADAYGIPSTWIKLSEGVGGNDFKFWDYFASVGRTDEEPLLIKNKTTIDTILNSFHNYKIDIDLDMLLESCPFHNGK
- a CDS encoding glycosyltransferase family 4 protein, whose translation is MKIGFLVDTLSIEKGTGIARYSNNLISRLQKSGFDVDCIFPNRPEDPVAGMFGHTVKLPYKIFINRSHYDIFHANSPITGIGLPLTNKPKIITYHDLASILYQPEAKQHVRTLAPYFYKIGKYCDTVISNSTQTKEELVRYLNFPQDKIVVINLGVDDKFFPIQKNQKNHKNDFIIGYVGAISPRKRVDYLIKVLKIFKKRYEKLNIRLVICGKKTSYHEQIIKMARDLDVIKFIEFRSFVPDDCLNETYNSFDVLIIPSEWEGFGIPILEAQKCGIPTIIRENVHIPAEVSECCLKCKDEKEIANQVYELLTDNEKYHNISKMGIEYSNRFTWDKMVNETIDVYNKIL
- a CDS encoding glycosyltransferase family 2 protein encodes the protein MPALSVVIPLYNKGSYIARAINSVLTQSFQDFEVVVVDDGSTDNGVEVVRRFGDPRIRLIAQENQGVSAARNKGVHEAATEFIAFLDADDEWTPIHLETIQRLREKHPEAGMYSTAFRILTSDGKLHLNKYRCMPEPPWEGIIPNYFRSSTIGYTPVNCSSVCMPKRVIVEAGGFPQGYWWAEDLDLFGRIALKHPVAFSWQLGAIYHLDAINNISYRGCPIDYEEPFVKTARSALNRGEVSPEFIEPLNEYIYGREIRRAIRNVLSGNGKTAEAILRQCKTKRFYRLKMQWLILAKLPYPWLLFLQKQKNRFLK
- a CDS encoding glycosyltransferase family 4 protein, whose translation is MDKSKILMIGGFGPTHIAIGGGQLIAYNLFKSLRNQGIYVDYLAIDSEYDNLLKPYNVINSNSITYKQLKAFLKTNLDEYNIIHIHSANELQGILIGLIIKKIKKPRLKIVLSIHSPETYVPPRSSVELFNIILSRFSNQVFSLSQYSKKSMCKNYGIPDHKIKVTYTGVDDLYLSHSKKSDYSFSNKYKLLFVGRYGDKNQQKGLDILINALSLITKELNVELRVIGPGKPDLYYPLIDRLNLREHIKFLGIKRGDSLIHEYLDSDLFVLPSRRESFGIVLAEAMSLGLPVVSTNVGAIPEVVKNNETGLLVPANDPVTFANAVVHLLIYPNIREEMGKKGISWVYERYTMNTMADKVIEYYKEIL
- a CDS encoding glycosyltransferase family 2 protein, coding for MTYNEAGIMPQVSVIIPLYNKGAYIKRTLDSVLAQSFQDFEVIIVDDGSTDNGVKIVEEFDDPRIRLVRQDNQGVSAARNRGVNEAITELITFLDADDEWTPIHLGTICTLREKFPEAGLYSTVLMMSMPDGKMKMNDYQRIPGPPWEGLIPNYFESSVYGATPISTSAVGVPKKIFFEAGGFPRGYSFGEDHDLWGKIALKYPVAFSWKVGAIYHRESTNRLCEMRPVIDREEPFVITARTALGSGSVSPEFAKHLSEYIFKKEILRATRNVQYGNGRDARIILKNCKTKTNLKLKIKWYLLSLLPYPMFCFIDEQKFNISTFSHRIIGN